ATCATGGTGGCAATTACACCATCTATACCTACCTCCTATTGCGAGAAGGGTATTCCGCCCTGGAACTGGACGAGCAACTGCCCGGTTTCGTCGAAAGATATCGCGGAGATGTGAATCGGGCATTCGGCCTCGTAACGACTCCTTATCTGCGGCCTGTCGGGGATATACACCTGTACACCTACGATATGACACGAGGAGGCGGCACCGGGGATATCCGTACCGTCTACGTCGCCTTCCTTCTGGCGGCCTTCATACTGGTGCTCGCCTGCGCCAACTTCATCAATCTGACTACGGCCAGGTCGATGAGTCGCGCGAGTGAAGTGGGTATGCGGAAGGTGCTGGGCGGCACGCGGGCTCACGCCATACTGCAATTCATAGGCGAATCAGTGTTGTTGACTATGTTTGCGCTGGGATTGTCCATCGTGCTGCTTCAGGTCCTGCTGCCCGCTATCAACGATCTGTTCAACCAGCACATCAACCTGGAGTTTACGTCGGACACGATGCTGATGCTCGCGGGTGTGGTCCTGCTCGTCGGGATACTCGCGGGTACCTATCCCGCTTTCGTCATTTCGTCCTTCCAGCCGACGGCCGTGCTGCGAGGTTCGTCTGAATCCGGGGCCACGGGCGCGCTCTTCCGAAGAATACTCATCGTGTTTCAGTTTACCGTCTCGGTCGTCCTGATCATCGGCACGTGGACGATCTCGGACCAGCTTGACTACATGCTGAGTGAAGACCTGGGGTTTGAGGAAGATGGCGTCGTCCTCATCGATATGCCGGAGCGCGCCTATGAAGTATTCAGAGACAACGCACTCAGATATCCCGATATCCTGGCGATGGACCGGTCGTCAACGATATTTGGAGACACGTATAATACCGGCGGAGTATGGCCGGAAGGCGTTCCGATGGACCAGCAAACGGAATTCCAGATTTTCAGCGCAGACTACGGGCTTCCCGATGTACTGGGGCTTGAGTTGGTTGAAGGGCGTTTTTTCTCCCGAGAACGATCTGCGGACGCCGGTGCGTGCCTGATCAACGAGACGGCGGTACGCGTCCTGGGTTTGGAAGACCTCGTCGGTACGACACTGCTGGGTCCAAGTGCCATGGTCCGCAATGGGTCAATTGTGCCGGTGCCGTGCGAGGTGATCGGAGTCTTACGGGACTTCAACATGGAATCATTGCGCCAGGAGATTCTTCCCATGAGGATCGCATTGGGTCAATTCGGTCAACAATACAGTGATGCTCATCGATACGGTTCTATTGTCGTCAAAATCAACAGCAGCAACGAGGCAAACGCGCTCCGCATCCTGAGGGAACAGTGGAACAAGGTTTATCCCGATCTTCCGGAGCCGGAGTTCGCGTTACTGGAAGATAAGGTGGCCGGGCTGTATGAAGACGATCGCATACTCCGGACCGTTTTCACGGCAGGGTCCACCGTATCGATTCTGATCGCCTGCCTCGGTCTCCTGGGCCTGTCCGCCTTCATGGTCCAGCGCCGCATCAGGGAGATAGGTATTCGTAAAGCCCTGGGGGCCACGGTCGGCCAGATCGTTGTTCTACTGTACCGGGAATTCACGCTGTACGTCCTCATCGCGTGGGTTGTCGGCGTCCCGTTGATCTACTATATGGCGGATGTGTGGCTGAGCGACTTCGCCTATCGCATCGAACCAAGTCCGTTGACGTTCATCTTCACCGGCGTCGTCGTGATGCTGATAACCTGGTTTACCGTGGGATTCCAGACCGTGAAAGCGGCAGAGACGAACCCGGTTGAAGTGCTCAGGGGATAATCAGATCAAGAATAGGGGATGGATTTTTAAAATGTAGGGAAACACCCTATAGAAACGAATCCGCGTTCCGGGTATCATGCTGATAGCACATGGCGACGAGCGTAATCAGGATGAGGAGGGTCACTATGAGCGAGTCAACACAGAACGGCGAAAAGCCGAAGGGTCTCGTGGAGATGTTCTCATCAGACAGCCGTAGGGAACACGAGGGCACGATGGACCGCAGGATCGAGAAGAAGCGCTTCACGCCGCGCCGGATGGCGTTCGGCGGCCTGGCCGCCGCGGTGGTCGCATTCGGGGCCTACGCGCTGCTCAGCGTCAACCAGTCCTCGCTGAACGTGGAAGCCGAGAAGCTGACCCTGGCCCCGGTGACCTACGGTCCTTTTCTCGAGTACATCGTGGAGCAGGGCGCGGTGATGCCGCTCACGACCTTCTACCTGGACGCGGTGGAAGGCGGGCGCGTGGAGGAGGTCTACATTGAGCAGGGCACGCACGTGGAGGAAGGCACACCGATCCTGCGCCTGTCCAACGCCAACCTGCAACTCAACGTGATGCAGAGGGAAGCTGAGCTTTTCCGCGAGGTGAACCGGCTCAGGGAGACGCGGGTCTCCATGGGGCAGCGCCGTCTGAGCATGCGCGCCGATCTGGTGGAAACGGAATACCAACTGCGCCAGGCGGAACGGGAGTACACACGACAGGACGCCCTGCTCGCGGCCGACCTGGTCTCGCGGCAGGAATACGACGAGGCAAAGGACAACCTGGAATATCTCACACGCAGGCGGGAAGTCACCGTTGAGACGCTGCGCCAGGATTCACTCTTCCAGATGATCCAGATCCAGCAGCTGGAGGAATCGATCGACCGGCTTCGCCAGAACCTGGAAGTCATCAAGCAGAACGAGGAGAACCTGACCTTACGCGCGCCGATCACGGGACTTCTGTCCTCGCTCATCGCCGAGGTGGGCGAGTCCAAGCCCGGCGGCGATCGGCTGGGCCAGATCGACGTGGAGGACCGGTTCAAGGTGCGCGCGGCCATCGACGAGCACTACATCGCCCGTATCCGCTCGGGCCAGGCCGGTTCCTTCGATTTCGCGGGCGGGACCTACAACCTGGTGATCAGCCGGGTGTATCCCGAGGTGATCGAAGGGCAGTTCGAGGCGGACATGGAGTTCCCCGAAGGCATGCCCGTAGGACTCCGCCGCGGCCAGACGCTGCAGGTGCGGATCGCGCTGGGCGAGTTGGCCGACGCCATGCAGGTGCCCCGGGGCGGTTTCTACCAGAAGACGGGCGGGCGCTGGATATACGTGCTTGATCCTGCCGGTGAGACCGCCGAGCGGCGCCAGATACGGCTCGGCCGGCAGAACAGCCAGTACTTCGAGGTCCTCGAAGGCCTCGAAGAGGGCGAACAAGTCATCACCTCCATGTATGATAACTTCGGCGACATGGAACGGCTGGTGTTGCAGTAGTACGGGTGGGGAGACCGTGAAGTACTGTTGCCTAAAGACGTAGCGTCTTCATCACCTCTGAACGAAACAATGTGCATTGTAAGCAAGACGATAGATTAAACCGCGTTGCATACCGATTAAACCTCAAAGGGGGCGTGTGATGATTGCGACACAGAATCTCAAGAAACTCTACGCGACGGAAGAGGTGGAGACGACGGCACTCAACGACGTGACCATGACCGTTGACGAAGGGGAGTTCGTGGCGATTATGGGACCCTCGGGCTGCGGCAAGTCGACCCTGCTCAACATCCTCGGCCTCCTCGACAACCCCACGGGCGGGGAGTACCACTTTGTAGGTGAGGAAGTTTCCGCCCACTCCGAGCGGCAACGGGCCAACCTGCGCAAGGCCAACATCGGCTTCGTTTTCCAGAGCTTCAACCTGATCGACGAACTGACCGTGTATGAAAACATCGAGCTGCCCCTGATCTACCTGGGCACGTCAAAGCAGGAGCGCAAAGAAAGGGTGGAAGCAGCCATGGAGCACATGCAGATCCTCCACCGGCGGAACCACTTCCCACAGCAGCTCTCCGGCGGCCAACAGCAGCGCGTGGCCGTGGCGCGGGCGGTCATCGGGAATCCGAAGCTGATCCTGGCGGACGAACCGACCGGTAACCTGGACTCTGCCAACGGTGCGGAGGTGATGGAATTGCTCAACGGCCTCAACGAGGCGGGCACGACCATCATCATGGTGACCCACGACCAACCGCTGGCCGATCACGCCCACCGTATCATCCGACTCTTCGACGGGCGGATCGTGAACGGGGCCTCGGCTTAGGAGGAAGCGTGCAGGATATTTTGTGAGGTCGCCCACCTGGACCTACCTGGTGAATTGCCATTCCTAGATGAAGGATTGACGTGGCTGCGGGCGACAAGAGGAACGGGCGACTGGCGCGTCCGTAAACAAGGTCTCCGACGAGTCGTCCGCTGAATGAGAAGTCGTCGGAGGCCATCGCCGCCGACCGGCAGCCAAAAAAGTTGTATTCACCCCCCAAATAGAAAAGGCGCCCGAAATGAATCGAGCGCCTTCTCAGCATCCCCCGGCAGCGTCCTACTCTCCCACAAGGTCACCCAAGCAGTACCATCGGCGCAAGAGGGCTTAACTACTCTGTTCGGAATGGGAAGAGGTGTTTCCCCTCCGCTATCGCCACCGGAAGAAATGGGTTGCAATTACAAGGAATGAGGAAACGACGTCGTAGCAAAGGAGCGCTGGTCAAGCCGCACGGCTATTAGTACCAGTCGGCTGAATGGCTCGTTACCTCGCCACTTACACCTCTGGCCTATCGACCTTGTAATCTTCAAGGGGCCTTCAGAAGCTTACGCTTGGGACATCTCGTCTTGAGGTGGGCTTCCCGCTTAGATGCTTTCAGCGGTTATCCCGTCCGAACATAGCTACCCAGCGATGCGGCTGGCGCCACAACTGGTGAACCAGCGGTTCGTCCATTCCGGTCTTCTCATACTAGGAACAGATCCTCTCAAATGTCCTACGCCCGCGACGGATAGGGACCGAACTGTCTCACGACGTTCTAAACCCAGCTCGCGTACCGCTTTAATCGGCGAACAGCCGAACCCTTGGGACCTTCTCCGGCCCCAGGATGCGATGAGCCGACATCGAGGTGCCAAACCTCCCCGTTTATGTGGACTATCGGGGGAGATAAGCCTGTTATCCCCGGAGTACCTTTTATCCGTTGAGCTTCGACCCTTCCACAAGGAATCGTCGGATCACTAAGCCCCACTTTCGTGTCTGCTCGACTTGTATGTCTCGCAGTCAGGCTCCCTTATGCCTTTACACTCTACGCACGATTGCCAACCGTGCTGAGGGAACCTTTGGGCGCCTCCGTTACGTTTTAGGAGGCGACCGCCCCAGTCAAACTGCCCACCTGACACTGTCTTCCATCCGGATTCACGGAATGAAGTTAGAACCCCAACAACACAAGGGTGGTATTTCAAGGTTGGCTCCCGAAAGGCTGGCGCCCTCC
This Gemmatimonadota bacterium DNA region includes the following protein-coding sequences:
- a CDS encoding ABC transporter permease, whose product is MIRNYITTAIRNLLKHKGYSLVNLIGLALGLAGCILMLLYIRYETSYDDFHLKKDRLYRIEVNHLHDGRENKFTTTPSAWAPVLLADYPSIENLTRLRPLLEQQSVQLEDRSVRGKASFFADSTLFDVFTLPLVRGTPATALTRPHTVVISESMANTCFGETDPIDALITLNLEKLGNPLPLTVTGVARDLPENSHVHFDFLISYVTLESLGWGEPANMQDHGGNYTIYTYLLLREGYSALELDEQLPGFVERYRGDVNRAFGLVTTPYLRPVGDIHLYTYDMTRGGGTGDIRTVYVAFLLAAFILVLACANFINLTTARSMSRASEVGMRKVLGGTRAHAILQFIGESVLLTMFALGLSIVLLQVLLPAINDLFNQHINLEFTSDTMLMLAGVVLLVGILAGTYPAFVISSFQPTAVLRGSSESGATGALFRRILIVFQFTVSVVLIIGTWTISDQLDYMLSEDLGFEEDGVVLIDMPERAYEVFRDNALRYPDILAMDRSSTIFGDTYNTGGVWPEGVPMDQQTEFQIFSADYGLPDVLGLELVEGRFFSRERSADAGACLINETAVRVLGLEDLVGTTLLGPSAMVRNGSIVPVPCEVIGVLRDFNMESLRQEILPMRIALGQFGQQYSDAHRYGSIVVKINSSNEANALRILREQWNKVYPDLPEPEFALLEDKVAGLYEDDRILRTVFTAGSTVSILIACLGLLGLSAFMVQRRIREIGIRKALGATVGQIVVLLYREFTLYVLIAWVVGVPLIYYMADVWLSDFAYRIEPSPLTFIFTGVVVMLITWFTVGFQTVKAAETNPVEVLRG
- a CDS encoding HlyD family efflux transporter periplasmic adaptor subunit — protein: MSESTQNGEKPKGLVEMFSSDSRREHEGTMDRRIEKKRFTPRRMAFGGLAAAVVAFGAYALLSVNQSSLNVEAEKLTLAPVTYGPFLEYIVEQGAVMPLTTFYLDAVEGGRVEEVYIEQGTHVEEGTPILRLSNANLQLNVMQREAELFREVNRLRETRVSMGQRRLSMRADLVETEYQLRQAEREYTRQDALLAADLVSRQEYDEAKDNLEYLTRRREVTVETLRQDSLFQMIQIQQLEESIDRLRQNLEVIKQNEENLTLRAPITGLLSSLIAEVGESKPGGDRLGQIDVEDRFKVRAAIDEHYIARIRSGQAGSFDFAGGTYNLVISRVYPEVIEGQFEADMEFPEGMPVGLRRGQTLQVRIALGELADAMQVPRGGFYQKTGGRWIYVLDPAGETAERRQIRLGRQNSQYFEVLEGLEEGEQVITSMYDNFGDMERLVLQ
- a CDS encoding ABC transporter ATP-binding protein, giving the protein MIATQNLKKLYATEEVETTALNDVTMTVDEGEFVAIMGPSGCGKSTLLNILGLLDNPTGGEYHFVGEEVSAHSERQRANLRKANIGFVFQSFNLIDELTVYENIELPLIYLGTSKQERKERVEAAMEHMQILHRRNHFPQQLSGGQQQRVAVARAVIGNPKLILADEPTGNLDSANGAEVMELLNGLNEAGTTIIMVTHDQPLADHAHRIIRLFDGRIVNGASA